The genomic window AATCAGGCTCTTTCATGCCTTCTCAAATATCAGACAACCTGCTGACAACCATATAATCTCAGATATCCCTTATTCCAAAAGGATTTTCTCTTACTCAGACATCCATTAAACCCGAGCTGTGAAGCTAAAATCTGTTCAGTCAGTGAGGTTTTTCCTGTcaaactttctctgtctctctcatctttctttgtctctgttcaTTGCTTTCCTTTACTCAAAATATTATCACTCaaagaataattacatttaCGCGTTAAGCTTATTTCAGAGTGTGCTACATCTCATTCTGAGAGCCCCCTAGAGTGatccataataataattagtCAGTCAGGTAGCTACAAATATTATACTGAGTTGAAAACATGTGAGGGCACAGTTACAGAAAGCTAGGTTGCAAGCAGTTTTACTTATTACAGTTTCATAAAGGATTATAAAAGTATGTATGTACCTTAAGTGTATAAATTACTAAGTGTGTATTATTTAAACCATAATTTCAAGCAGTTGAGTGGGAAAACTGTTCACATCAGTCTCCCACCTGTTATCCCTGACAGAGACGGTCTCTCCCACTTGGCGAAAAGAGCTACAGACATGTCAAGAAACTAATGGCTGCAAATGCTCCACCATTGCGAGTTGTATGTGTATCTTCCCTCTCtttatttccctctctgttACAGCCAGACATAACTATGTGAAGTGTGTAGCAGGAGAGAGTCTTTACATCTCACTGGAGGGCATTGACCTGGCTGATGCTAGCCTCTCCTTCTCTGGAGAGGCTGCCAACGTTACACTGgtgagatggatggatggactgatggatgaatagatggggggtgggggggtattAAAGGTGGAGAAATAGGTGGTTAAACTTCTGTGCCCTGTACTGGAATATTATAAATGTaagtatttatgtatttgtgtaatAGATCTAATAGAAGAGTTGAAGGGAAATATTGTCTGTAGGAAGTGGATTTTATTTCTTCATCTCTGAAGAAACAAAGTGCAGTGGTGAGTGTCAAAGATAATAGTGAAGtgtgttataataataatgattataataaaacacaaatgactTTTTACAGTTTTGCAGCTGGGTGTGTTTTATGGACCCCTTGTGAATTCCTTTGTCAGGGGTCCAGGCCTGAGGGGGCTGGGGGCCACACATGTAAAGCAGTGTGGCTCCCAGCACCACAGAAACCTACTGTTTCAAGCTCTGCCTAGGCTGTTTGTCTGATATACATGGAACATGACACACAATATATAAGGAGTCTTACaatcaaaagtaaaagaattTTGGAAattcccaaaaaaaaaaattcacaagtTACAAAGGAACAACTTCCTGTAGGTTTCAGTCAAAATAGGAAATGCTGCACAATCCCTCCCATTGACAAACTCAGTCCAGTAGTGGCGCTCTCAGGCTCTGTACAGTTTGCACCAGTTGACACTACGCTTTGGGCGcaaaatactgaaacacactaaaattatttttccaaaCTACTCTGAGGCTGTAAGTGCGATCTGCGTGAAACTTTGCATGTATCACCTATGTCATCCCACAACCACAAATTATGAATATATTTGTGATGCTTACATAGGAAGTGATGTCATATCTTTAAACATTTCTGTCCCATTAACACAAACCTTAACCACCACCATCACACCAACACTGGAGCTTTTACACACAGTTGAAAAGTATGCAGAGCCTTTTCAAGCAGAAATATTCCAAACTTGGTGAAATGTTTTCCAGTCTCTGAGCAGCTCTCAATCTGAGACATGTATCGTACAGTTGGGACTACAGGTCCTATGTGTACGGCCTTGAAAGCTGATCAGAGAGTCCCTGTGATTTACATGAACTGCAGCTGGAGATCCTGAGTGATGCTCCAACAGGACTTGTCTGTCTCCCTCAGGTGCGTGATGGTGCTCGGATGTCCCAGGACCTTGTGGATTACTGGGATCGGGTCCAGACCCACTCCATGAACATTGAGATCAGGAATGTGAATTTCAGTGATCAGGGACATTACATCCTGAGAAACCGCAGAGACAGGGTGGTGTCTGTAACTAGGATGGACCTGACAGGTGGGTCTTCATTTACTCTCTTCTGTTGTGGATCATCAGCTCCCACAGAGTGGTCTTCCTTGTCTACAATAATGTCTGCAGGTCTGCTAAAGAGACGTAGAAGTACAGAACAAGCTTCCAAAGGCTAATGGGCTAGTGGGTTTGGGATTTGTCTAAGGATGGCTGAGGGGCTTTTAGAAGCCTTTTCTGTAAGGGCAGCAAGGAAACTAAAGATGGGCGTTCCCAGACCAGTGCTagtaataaaatataatgtaaagtaATACCCTCATTTCCTTTGGACCACCAAGGCTAACAACCTgccctctctccacctcctccactgcaGACCACCATGAGTACACAGGAGGAAACCCTCTCATGGCTCTGCTCCTTCTCCTGGGCATCCCAGCTGggatttgctgctgctgtcggaAGAAGATTTTCAAGAAGAAAGCCAACACTGCTGCAACACTACAGGTACAAACAAGGACATCTCCAAATGTTTTATAAGCTGCTCCCCCAACCAGTATTTACTTGTCAGCTCCACCTTCTTATTATCATCACTCTACACTGTGaaacttaaaaataatattaatgtttaatatttttatttcactttgtgtgATGGGACATTTTTGTCCTCTAAGGACCACAGTGTGATTTTGTTATTAAATCTGACACTACACAAAAAATGATAATGAATCTGAATCATTGATATATCCCAGaatacaataatacaataaaaaaaaccaaaaaaaaaaaaaaaaaaaaaaaacaattcccCTTGGCTTTTAGTagtaaagaaaataattcattttttagtttttttccataaaaacatcagtgacatttgtaaagaaacagacttttaaaatcctaaaaaataatgaatatttggTTGTTATGATCAGGGCTGATGTTGATTGAAAACCCCAACTCAGTGAAAGTGAGTCaatgcatattttaaaaaggtATACACAAGAGTTTAGATCTGTCACTGTCCACATGAATAATTATGGGTTCCAGCTCCTTCAAGGCTGCAGCCTAAAACAATGAATAATtatctgtgtctttgtgcagACTCTTCCTTCCACTGGTCCTGTTGGACCTTCTCCTCCCTACAGTGGTCCGGGACAACCTGGAGCGGTGAGATTACacttgtcatttttatctgtttgtcttCATATATCTGACAGTACGTCATAATCCACTGTCTGATGGATGAGTGTCTGTATTAATGTCTTTGCTATGTACTAAATTAaagaatgtttttctgtgtttgcaggttTATTACCccagccctaaccctaacatgGTACATAAgacattacatttattacagAGCAGTGTAACTACAGAGTAAATATCTATTTACATGATCAGAATGCTTATCAAAGAATTTCCTGGATTTTATAAATAGAAAATTATTGAATTTGTGTTATGTGGTGGTGATGTGAGTCAGGTACACATCGGTatttgtatgtgtctctgtATAGGGTCCTACAGTCCATCCTCCCCCTCCGACCGCCGGCCCAGGACAGTGGACTGGTCCCCCACCCTCCCCAGTGAGTATCACACTACCTGCCAGCTTTCTTTAATTTGGATGAACTTGATCAAGACAACCTGCCCAGGACAGAgcttttgcattttatttatttgtttcccTTTGCAGGGTATTATCCCAGCTTACCCACCCTACAACCCTGCCTACCCTCCTGCTGGTCCAGCCATGATCCCCCCTGGGCAGCCTCCACAGTGGAACAATCCACCCCCGGGCCAGTACCCCCCCGGACCTGTCGCTCCAATGGTATGAGAGGAATttctgagaggaacagagagctgcaggaatgagtcctatAACCCAGAaatatgttagcatgttagcgcTACCGGTTCCCTCGTCCCacagtcagtgggtttttggttaaatgtctgaaataaggtctgtggttttaacagaagctcaagacattttcactttttattctacaacatatCCGTGTCCGTatacgtgtcttaaaaaaggtggttgttaacgagtgtctaaatgagactacagaggttgtcaggGATGTTAACATGAACTGatttactcaccagtccacctttacagcttCGTCGAGTTTatactcacgctctttcaaactatcactaactttctaagaaaaaaggcttttgtagtagaggtcagagctaaaccttcaaacagcagaacagtcg from Lates calcarifer isolate ASB-BC8 linkage group LG5, TLL_Latcal_v3, whole genome shotgun sequence includes these protein-coding regions:
- the wu:fc21g02 gene encoding uncharacterized protein wu:fc21g02 — translated: MMWSVVILLAAAFSVESYTVHDHERLAHGRQLKIFLSKNAEKLEFTPADDPSKTFLYWEKGRLRMSKGRVSGTGSDRRWYIDKVTYEDQGTYIQRDFWNKEISTFKVAVTPRHNYVKCVAGESLYISLEGIDLADASLSFSGEAANVTLVRDGARMSQDLVDYWDRVQTHSMNIEIRNVNFSDQGHYILRNRRDRVVSVTRMDLTDHHEYTGGNPLMALLLLLGIPAGICCCCRKKIFKKKANTAATLQTLPSTGPVGPSPPYSGPGQPGAVYYPSPNPNMGPTVHPPPPTAGPGQWTGPPPSPGIIPAYPPYNPAYPPAGPAMIPPGQPPQWNNPPPGQYPPGPVAPMGYAPAPVMYSSAPPEAASEPVKEEVKMENMASSPADPLLSAAPQLSVGLNTTHVKNQKTENANLVRAASSPVAPVPPSSTNTLSSSDAPYQFKIDGKDSSTNFL